One Salvelinus sp. IW2-2015 linkage group LG4q.2, ASM291031v2, whole genome shotgun sequence DNA window includes the following coding sequences:
- the pnn gene encoding pinin, translating into MAVVVGSLQAQLEKAKESLKNVDDNIRKLTGRDPNELRPGQARRPTIPGVGGRGRGINLLRRGLSDIGGGPGGPPAKQRDIEGALLRLAGDQRARRDSXHDSDAEDDDDVKKPALQSSVVATSKERTRRDLIQDQTMDEKGKQRNRRMFGLLMGTLQKFKQESNVATDRQKKRIEIEQKLEVQAEQERKKVEGERRELFDERRAKQTELKLLEQKVELAHLQEEWNMHNTKIVNYIRTKTKPPIFYLPGRMCSATQKLFDESQKKMNVMFEERRDAFAEYLNKMEARPQRQSLRDNALGKDLKKEEQEEGKPTGQVVKVTGNRFNVEMEDEATLEKEEGDVGVKRKEDRKKKPEKVREQAPKKGENEENGQDIRIVEFREVEEQMEVTAVVREAEWQVGDQDNKMEDSLVIGGAEVGNEKEAEQQQVKVEKENKPLQNQDPTAVSGDQEKSFEMQPTEDEEPHTEVSIALLLEPNPSLEVSDGASIAPEVQIPLLXAATEPHTTEQSQEADQGAMKQTVDVQPAQYDAAPKELEPLIEESSRGRGKPKSKDKKGGGGSSSSSSSSSGSSSSGSSGSSSGSSSRSSSSSGSSSSSSSSRSRSRGRKDRKHRRKPSEGERKKGGGDKSQKSSMGSGRESKGSKDKGSKSDRKRTSSEGCRSGKMSSRSDRDRKSARKEKRR; encoded by the exons ACCTGGCCAAGCTAGAAGGCCAACCATCCCAGGCGTTGGAGGTAGGGGACGTGGAATCAACTTGTTGAG ACGTGGACTCTCCGACATTGGTGGAGGACCTGGAGGACCCCCAGCTAAACAGAGGGACATTGAAGGGGCCCTTCTGAG GCTGGCCGGTGACCAGCGAGCGAGGAGAGATTCGRGCCATGACAGTGACGCTGAGGATGATGACGATGTCAAAAAG CCAGCGTTGCAGTCATCAGTAGTAGCTACCTCCAAGGAGCGTACGCGTCGAGACCTGATTCAGGATCAGACCATGGATGAGAAAGGAAAACAAAG GAATCGACGCATGTTTGGCCTGTTGATGGGAACGTTACAGAAATTTAAGCAGGAATCTAATGTGGCAACAGATAGG CAAAAGAAACGCATTGAGATTGAACAGAAATTGGAAGTTCAAGCTGAACAAGAACGCAAGAAAGTAGAGGGCGAAAGACGAGAGCTCTTTGATGAGAGGCGTGCCAAGCAGACAGAGCTAAAACTGTTGGAACAGAAAGTGGAGCTTGCTCACTTG CAAGAGGAGTGGAATATGCACAATACAAAAATTGTCAATTACATccgcacaaagaccaagccaccCATATTCTATCTGCCTGGGAGGATGTGCTCAGCCACTCAGAAGCTCTTTGACGAGTCGCAGAAAAAAATGAATG TTATGTTTGAGGAGAGACGCGATGCGTTTGCCGAGTATCTGAATAAGATGGAGGCTCGGCCTCAACGCCAGTCTCTGAGGGACAACGCTCTGGGTAAGGACCTGAAGAAAGAAGAACAAGAGGAGGGTAAGCCCACGGGTCAGGTAGTCAAAGTGACAGGTAATCGGTTTAATGTGGAGATGGAGGACGAGGCAACACtagagaaggaagagggggatGTGGGTGTAAAGCGTAAGGAGGACAGAAAGAAAAAGCCAGAGAAAGTCAGGGAGCAGGCACCTAAGAAGGGGGAGAATGAGGAAAATGGTCAAGACATTAGAATAGTGGAGTTCAGAGAGGTGGAAGAGCAGATGGAGGTTACTGCAGTGGTGAGGGAGGCTGAGTGGCAGGTCGGGGATCAGGATAATAAGATGGAGGATAGTTTGGTGATAGGTGGGGCAGAGGTAGGTAATGAGAAGGAAGCAGAACAGCAACAGGTTAAGGTAGAAAAGGAAAATAAGCCCCTTCAGAATCAGGACCCCACAGCTGTGTCAGGCGACCAGGAGAAAAGCTTTGAAATGCAACCAACCGAAGATGAAGAGCCACATACAGAAGTGTCCATAGCCTTGCTCTTAGAGCCCAACCCTAGTCTGGAAGTCTCTGATGGAGCATCTATAGCCCCTGAGGTTCAGATCCCCCTGCTGGWGGCTGCAACAGAGCCTCACACAACAGAGCAGAGCCAAGAGGCTGATCAAGGCGCAATGAAGCAGACCGTTGATGTCCAGCCTGCCCAGTATGATGCTGCCCCCAAGGAGCTGGAGCCTCTGATCGAGGAATCAAGCAGGGGACGTGGAAAGCCCAAGTCAAAGGACAAGAAGGGAGGTGGTGGCAGCAGTAGCTCCTCTAGCAGCTCCTCTGGCTCCTCGTCCAGCGGGAGTTCCGGCTCCTCTAGTGGCTCCTCCAGCAGGAGCAGCTCCTCCAGCGGCAGCTCCTCTTCCAGCTCCTCTAGCAGGAGCCGCAGCCGggggaggaaggacaggaagcaTAGGAGGAAGCCGTccgagggggagaggaagaagggaggtgGTGACAAGAGCCAGAAGTCGTCCATGGGCAGTGGTCGTGAATCCAAAGGTTCCAAAGACAAGGGCTCTAAGTCTGACAGGAAGAGGACCAGCTCTGAGGGCTGCCGGTCAGGGAAGATGTCCTCTCGCAGTGACCGGGATCGCAAGTCTGCTAGGAAGGAAAAAAGACGTTAA